The following nucleotide sequence is from Acidovorax radicis.
GGTGGTTGATACGCTGCGGCGTTCGGCAGAGTGAGTGCGGGCGTCCTCACCCACCCGGTTTTCGCAGGTAACCGGTGCAGCATCGATGCAGCGCTGATGCCGGCCTTGCTAATATGATTTTGATAGCTGCTAGCGCTTTATGAATAAGCGCTACAGCCTGTTTTTATATGAATTCTGATACCCCTGCATCTGGCAATAGCAGCAGCGACAGCGAGAGCGAACCAGTGGCTGCAGCCACCCCCTTTGAGTGGATCGGCGGCGAAAGCCGCGTGCGTGCGCTGACCGAGCGCTTTTATGACCTGATGGACCTGGAGCCTGGCTACGCCGAGTTGCGCGCGGCCCACGGCAGCGATCTGGGACAGGCCCGGCAAAGACTGTTCATGTTCTTGTGCGGCTGGCTCGGTGGCCCGTCGTACTACACCGACCAGTTTGGCCACCCGCGCCTGCGCGCGCGCCACATGCCGTTTGCCATCGGCATCAAGGAGCGCGACCAGTGGGTGGCCTGCATGGACCAGGCCATGGGAGAGACTGGTGTGCCGCAAGACCTGCGCGCACGGTTGAAAGAAAGCTTCATGGGCACGGCAGACTGGATGCGGAACAAGGGCGTGTGACCCTTGTTTGCTATGCATTCAATAGCTGTTAGCGCTTGTACCTAAAGCGCTAGAGCCGATTTTTGCTCATATCTCTGCCCGCATGGCTTTTGTTGTTTGCTGTGCGCTGCTTGCCCGTGCTGCACGCGACCCTGGGGCCACTGGCATGACGCGATGGTTGTTTCTGGCGATGGTGGTTGTGTGGGTCGGCAGCGAGGGCGTTGTTGCGCCTGTGCAGACCGGGGTCGTGCCATCCGTTGGCCAAGCACCAGGGCTTGTGTTGGGTGTATTCAAACAGGCTCTAAGATGC
It contains:
- a CDS encoding group II truncated hemoglobin — protein: MNSDTPASGNSSSDSESEPVAAATPFEWIGGESRVRALTERFYDLMDLEPGYAELRAAHGSDLGQARQRLFMFLCGWLGGPSYYTDQFGHPRLRARHMPFAIGIKERDQWVACMDQAMGETGVPQDLRARLKESFMGTADWMRNKGV